Proteins co-encoded in one Dermacentor albipictus isolate Rhodes 1998 colony unplaced genomic scaffold, USDA_Dalb.pri_finalv2 scaffold_30, whole genome shotgun sequence genomic window:
- the LOC139052735 gene encoding uncharacterized protein, which yields MAATRAQTDGPPAGAKCKVKLPKLELQRFSGAATEWQSFWEQFEQAVHGNDGLSNAEKFLYLRSVLSGRAAAAIAGIQVTGANYTTVIELLKERFGRRDVLSQEHLTQLLELPPVQKEKEHIGLRRLYDHLQRNIAGLTALGVKTDSYGALLSSALLRMLPTDLVVGYHKGLSAASKDDAISIKSLQAFLKTEVESREKALQPEVVGEEDITIYPFGGAGNIIKEKRRRVKIWLRSQYDRKEHSIEALEIPEICSDRLHVPEDILKEVLADMAELADVTVAPAHLMGSGIDILIGADYYWTLVCGEVKKLQGALVAVKTEFGWTLQGAIPSSSSAAYCSTVAVLRAGVFADTSSLSNELKSFWELESIGIIDSCTQTNEESEEVMNTFSASVEKMDKRYEVALPWKPLNMQLADNKAVAKKRLTNLTKKLMKDESTLIKYDEAIPTVRHHLSTTEDYPEIRKTISESLYVDDLITRANTVEQTTDFYRGALDVMNRASMTLRKWNSNSKKLQQLFNDEGTGCALGYGGCPTTSVSRVLGLVWNKDRDHLAFSMEAILDFLDRNSNTKRFILQASARIYDPLGLVSPVTVTTKLMFQTLWEFGIEWDAPLPEEVKAAWTQWHTQLHHLTDITVPRRYGSLPNDSWKEVHIFTDASPKAYGAVVCLRISGVKEAKVTLVLSKSRVAPIKRISLPRLELMGMVIGARLREYLERSLSLPIAKSYLWTDSSIALHWVRGPAQQWKPFVANRVLEIQQRSDPDIWNHCSGIENPADLLTRGVTPQALKSSSLWWNGPAWLSKPSTCWPRHEGTADMIIAEEERRTLRVHNVTVKESVLPLQKFSSLSRLVRVTAWVLRFFHNAKHSCQKYEGPITTEEVQKAHTCLILQVQFEAFQEELQCLRRWTRMPSDSPIRDLSVTYDDDGVLRVGGRLGAAELSYNVKHPVILPSRHPFTELTISAAHRRLLHAGALETLTELREMYWIVRGRQMVKKVLKKCVTCNRFNSRAATEPVAPLPRERVTQAPPFDVTGVDFAGPLNTKDQGNNRKSYIVIFTCAVTRAIHLELVTDMSTSNFLMAFRRFISRRGACRVIFSDNARTFQRASKDLKRLWTTIRGEEIHNFFTSHQIRWKFIAEKAAWWGGFWERMVRSVKTSLKKVLGNSYCNFEELTTILTEIEAVINSRPLTYVYTEARLKACFSNGFTAASRQLLREKCEQKEQAQILLS from the exons ATGGCGGCGACGCGGGCGCAGACCGACGGCCCTCCGGCGGGGGCAAAGTGCAAAGTGAAACTGCCGAAGCTCGAGTTACAACGATTTAGCGGAGCCGCCACGGAGTGGCAGTCCTTCTGGGAGCAGTTCGAGCAAGCGGTGCACGGAAACGACGGCCTCTCCAACGCAGAGAAGTTTCTGTACTTGCGATCGGTGCTTTCGGGAAGAGCCGCAGCGGCAATTGCCGGCATTCAAGTGACTGGGGCAAATTATACCACTGTCATCGAACTTCTGAAAGAGCGCTTCGGTCGACGAGACGTGCTGAGTCAAGAACATCTGACTCAGTTACTCGAATTGCCACCGGTACAGAAAGAAAAGGAGCACATCGGCCTACGTCGACTCTATGACCACCTGCAACGCAATATCGCTGGTCTCACGGCGCTCGGAGTCAAGACAGACAGTTACGGCGCCCTGCTCTCCTCCGCACTCCTGCGAATGCTGCCAACCGATCTTGTTGTCGGATACCATAAGGGACTTTCCGCTGCAAGCAAAGATGACGCGATCAGCATCAAGAGTTTGCAAGCTTTTCTTAAAACAGAAGTAGAGAGCAGGGAAAAGGCACTGCAACCTG AAGTTGTAGGTGAAGAGGACATCACAATCTACCCATTCGGAGGAGCTGGAAATATTATCAAAGAGAAGCGCAGAAGAGTAAAAATTTGGCTAAGAAGTCAATACGACCGTAAAGAGCACTCTATCGAAGCTCTGGAAATACCGGAGATCTGCTCTGATCGGCTTCACGTTCCTGAGGACATCCTAAAAGAGGTGCTAGCGGACATGGCTGAACTGGCAGATGTGACAGTTGCGCCAGCCCATTTGATGGGAAGCGGGATCGACATTCTTATCGGTGCTGACTATTACTGGACATTGGTATGTGGTGAAGTCAAGAAGCTGCAAGGCGCACTAGTTGCGGTAAAGACCGAATTTGGCTGGACTCTACAAGGAGCGATTCCCAGCAGTAGCTCAGCTGCCTACTGCTCAACCGTGGCAGTGCTTCGTGCCGGAGTGTTCGCCGACACCAGCAGCTTGTCCAACGAGCTCAAATCGTTTTGGGAACTTGAGAGCATTGGAATTATCGACTCTTGTACCCAAACGAACGAAGAAAGCGAAGAAGTCATGAACACATTTTCGGCGTCGGTAGAGAAAATGGACAAGCGCTATGAGGTAGCACTGCCCTGGAAACCCTTGAACATGCAACTCGCTGACAACAAAGCTGTTGCAAAGAAGCGCTTGACTAACCTCACAAAGAAGTTAATGAAAGATGAGTCGACACTGATCAAGTATGACGAGGCTATCC CCACCGTGCGCCACCATCTGTCCACGACAGAAGATTACCCGGAAATAAGAAAAACCATCAGCGAGAGCCTTTACGTGGACGACCTCATAACAAGAGCGAACACAGTGGAGCAGACTACAGATTTCTACCGAGGGGCACTTGATGTCATGAATCGAGCAAGCATGACACTGCGTAAGTGGAATTCAAATTCCAAGAAGCTGCAACAGCTGTTCAACGACGAAGGAACCGGATGCGCCCTTGGCTACGGGGGATGTCCAACAACAAGTGTCTCACGGGTCCTCGGACTTGTATGGAATAAGGACAGAGATCACCTAGCATTTTCCATGGAGGCCATCTTAGATTTCCTAGACCGAAACTCTAACACCAAACGATTCATTCTTCAAGCATCGGCTCGTATATATGACCCACTTGGTCTCGTTTCTCCGGTCACAGTTACAACCAAGTTGATGTTTCAAACACTGTGGGAATTTGGTATTGAGTGGGACGCCCCTCTGCCTGAAGAAGTCAAAGCAGCTTGGACGCAGTGGCACACCCAGCTACACCATTTAACGGACATAACAGTTCCAAGACGATATGGCAGCTTACCCAACGATAGCTGGAAGGAAGTACACATCTTCACAGATGCCAGCCCCAAAGCTTACGGCGCAGTTGTATGTTTGCGCATCTCCGGGGTCAAGGAAGCAAAAGTTACTCTGGTCCTCTCAAAGTCCCGAGTAGCACCAATTAAGAGAATCTCTCTTCCAAGACTGGAATTGATGGGCATGGTGATAGGTGCTCGACTGAGGGAATATTTGGAGCGGTCACTGAGCCTTCCAATAGCCAAATCGTATCTGTGGACTGATTCATCTATTGCGCTGCATTGGGTTCGAGGTCCCGCCCAACAATGGAAACCCTTTGTCGCCAACAGAGTGTTGGAAATTCAGCAGCGATCGGATCCAGACATCTGGAATCACTGTTCTGGGATCGAAAATCCCGCCGACCTTTTGACAAGGGGAGTCACACCTCAGGCACTCAAGTCGAGCTCACTTTGGTGGAATGGACCTGCTTGGCTTTCGAAGCCATCTACTTGCTGGCCAAGGCATGAAGGCACCGCTGACATGATCATCGCAGAGGAGGAAAGAAGAACCCTTCGCGTTCACAACGTGACTGTAAAGGAATCTGTCTTGCCTCTGCAGAAATTCAGCTCCCTCTCTAGACTGGTTCGAGTGACAGCCTGGGTTTTGCGATTTTTCCACAACGCCAAGCACTCCTGCCAAAAATACGAGGGACCTATTACGACCGAGGAAGTTCAAAAGGCGCATACTTGTTTGATTCTTCAAGTACAGTTCGAGGCCTTCCAAGAGGAACTCCAGTGTCTTCGCCGCTGGACACGCATGCCAAGCGATTCCCCGATACGAGATCTCAGCGTCACCTACGACGACGATGGAGTGCTGAGAGTGGGAGGAAGGCTTGGTGCAGCCGAGTTGTCCTACAACGTGAAGCATCCTGTTATCCTACCATCGAGACATCCCTTCACAGAGCTAACGATCAGCGCAGCACACCGCCGTCTCCTGCATGCCGGCGCACTGGAGACTCTTACCGAACTGAGGGAAATGTACTGGATCGTGCGGGGAAGGCAAATGGTGAAAAAGGTGCTTAAGAAATGTGTGACTTGCAACCGTTTCAACAGCCGAGCTGCTACTGAGCCAGTCGCTCCTCTGCCTCGTGAGAGGGTGACACAAGCTCCACCCTTTGATGTTACCGGTGTAGATTTTGCTGGCCCACTGAACACAAAGGATCAAGGAAATAACCGGAAGTCTTACATCGTTATTTTCACATGTGCAGTGACCAGGGCAATACACCTTGAATTGGTGACCGACATGTCCACCTCAAACTTCCTGATGGCTTTCCGAAGATTTATCTCGAGAAGAGGAGCTTGTCGAGTGATCTTTTCTGACAACGCCAGGACATTCCAGCGCGCTTCTAAGGATCTAAAGCGACTATGGACAACAATAAGAGGAGAAGAAATTCACAACTTCTTCACTAGCCACCAGATCCGCTGGAAATTTATAGCTGAGAAAGCTGCTTGGTGGGGAGGATTCTGGGAAAGAATGGTTCGGTCCGTCAAAACATCGTTGAAGAAGGTCTTGGGAAACAGCTACTGCAACTTCGAGGAGCTCACAACAATCCTAACTGAAATCGAAGCTGTCATCAACTCTAGACCCTTGACCTACGTCTACACGGAG gctcgcctgaaagcctgcttttccaatggATTCACCGCGGCCTCTCGGCAGCTCCttcgtgagaagtgtgaacaaaaagagcaagcgcagatactgctgagTTAA